The sequence GTCCCTCCTCGCAGTCCTCCCATGGTGATGACAAACCGTGGGCCAGTTCCTCTGCCCATATTCATGGAACAGCAAATTATGCAGCAAATCCGTCCACCGTTTATTCGTGGGCCACCTCACCATGCCTCAAATCCTAACAGCCCTCTATCAAATCCAATGATTCCTGGAATTGGTCCCCCACCAGGTGGTCCCAGAAATATGGGTCCCACCTCTAGCCCCATGCACAGGCCAATGCTTTCCCCCCATATCCATCCTCCCACAACACCTACCATGCCTGGGAATCCTCCTGGCTTGTTGCCACCTCCCCCTCCCGGGGCTCCTTTGCCCAGTCTTCCTTTCCCCCCTGTCAGCATGATGCCAAATGGTCCTATGCCTATGCCACAGATGATGAACTTCGGATTGCCATCCCTCGCCCCACTGGTGCCACCCCCAACTCTACTAGTGCCATATCCTGTCATTGTCCCTTTGcccgttcccatccccattcccatccccatccctcacATCAACGACTCCAAACCCCCTAACGGCTTCTCCAGCAATGGTGAAAGCTTCATTCCGAGTACCTCCAGCGAGACGCCTGGGGCAAAGCCAACCAATAGCTCTTCATCCCCTCGAGAGTCAAAGCAAGGATCATCCAAATCCTCTGACTCATCACCGAGCTGCTCAGGCCAGTCCCTTAATCAAGCTAAAGTGCTTCAGGAGCACAGTAAAAATGAAGTTGTTGATTTGACTGTCAGACCTAGTAGTCCAGCGAACAGTAAATTTGGTTTCCCCAGCGTGCTGCAGGGTCCACAGGACGGTGTGATAGACCTAACAGTGGGCCACCGGTCTAGGCTGCACAATGTCATCCACAGGGCTCTGCACGCCCAGGTGAAAGTTGAACGTGAACCTAACAGTGTTGTAAATTTGGCTTTTGGTAGCTCAGACAAAAGGAactgcagtgactgcagggaCAACTGCAGCCCGGTTGACTCAAAAACGTTACCGTGCAGTGACGGAGCTCACTGCTGTCCCATCTCCTTGGCCTCTGGCACGCCAGGACTGGAAGCTGGCGCAGCGGTGTGCAACGTCATTGTGAATGGCACAAAGAGCACAGAGGGTTCCAAGAACCCGGAGCCGCCCCAGGAGCCGAAAAAGCCCCAGTCCCCGGAGGAGCTGGCGGTGAGCGAGCTGGAGTCCGTGAAGGAGAACAACTGCGCCTCGAACTGCCACCTCGAgggagaggctggcaagaaggcTGGGGATGAGCCCCTGGCTGGGGGAGACAAACAGGACCCAAACCTTAACAATCCAGCAGACGAGGACCACGCGTATGCTTTGAGGATGCTGCCCAAGACAGGCTGCGTGATCCAGCCTGTGCCAAAACCAGCAGAAAAGACTGCTATTGCGCCGTGCATTATCTCAacgccaatgctcagcacagggccAGAGGATCTGGAGCCACCATTGAAAAGGAGGTGTCTCCGAATTCGAAATCAGAATAAGTAAAGGTTTGTGTAATCACTACTGCCTTCTGTGTGAATAGAATTCAGTATTTTCAGGTGTGAGGGCAAACTCATGTGGATGTGGCCTTCATGAAAGAGAAAGATACAAATTCAATTTATGAGCACTTTCAGAAAACTACTGGTATTTGTGTTGTAGTATTGTTTTTTGTGTTGTATTGCATCTGTACTTGTCAGTACTCCATTCATCAGCAGCCTCATTACACTTTTGCTCACAGAACATGTCATGATGGTTCTGGCTGTGAAGTTATTGTGCTGTGTATGTCAAAATCAGTGGTTTTCTGCCTAGAATATGGTACAGGTCTGGGCCATTAATCTGCTTACTTATTCCAGCTGAGTTACACAGCAGCTCAAGCCTTCACGATGACTGAAATTGCCCTGCAGCGTAGCACAGAGCCAGATGACCCAGCAGCTTCCTGCTAGCTCAGGTCCAATGGACTTAGCAAATGGTCACCTCCAACCATCTCACTTTGATCTGCCTCCACACTGCATCCTGGCTTTCCACTGAGCTGTTCTCGAGAGACTGAACTCCTCTCCATGGGCTTTCCTTTCTGGGGTATTGGTGCTTAGGGACTGCCTGCTGTTTGGGACCTGCCCACTATAGCTTATTGCAGCAAAACCTCTGCCGTGGGGCTTTACTGCCCTTCCTGAGGTATCTGCCTTTGGTGCAAGTCTCCCACCTTAAAAAAGCAGCTGAGATTTGCCCCAGCCCAGTGCTTGGTGTATGTTTGTGGCTCCTGGTAGGGCTGCAAAGCAAGGCAGAGATTTGGGTATCTCCACCACCCTCCTTGGCTTGTCCAAGGACAGTGCTCCATATGCAGAAACTTCTCATCCTTTGTTTCCAATTTCCAGCTTACTGAATCCCTCTGATAGCATAGCACCTTTGTAAAACTCTTTGTTTAGTATGTGTCTGATGCTTCAAACCTGCGAGTGAGAAACTGTCTAATGAATCTTCCTGTCTGACCATGCAAGAACGCCTCTGGCAGTCACTCTTGTGCCACCTGAGCTGGGACAAAGCCCCTCCACAGCTACACACCCCACACTCACACAATCAGACCAGGTTTCCTCACTGGCTTGACCCCAGGTTTTCCACATCAGAGTTCTCAGATATCCCAGTCATTATAACAATTTCATCATGgtgcaataaataaataacaaaacaaCAGCTCGAGCTGATGCCTTTGAGTAGGGATGCAGAACAAAGGAACCCTGGGCTTTTTTACCTTGTATACCCTCAGAGTCTAAGCACAGGGAAGCCTGGGAGTTGTTGGGGGTGTGTGGTCACCCTGTGTCCTTTGTTATGGAAAGGATTAGTGCCCATTCCCACTCTCTTGCCTGGTGCTCAGGCTTGGGCTCTGGCCCCCCCAGAGCTCAAcctgcagctggcactgcagctgcACACTGTGCTACCTGCACTGAATATATTCCTTAACAAAACTAATGTAATGGAATTTATTTAGATTCACAAGCACGAAGAGCTTCtttcaggaaaaggggaaatggtGGGTGTTGCAAGAAATCTGTTCAGCAGTAAAATACTGATGCTTAGCCGGATGTGGCTTGGTGACATGCCAGATTTCATTACAATCCATGGAATATTCTGTAGCCTCCAGTAAATCCCTGTTCCTAGTAGCACAAATAATGACTGCAGTGGTGTTTGGCACCTACAGCCACAGATAGCAGCAGCAGACTGTGTAATCTGGGCCATTGCAGTATCTCCCTGCTCCATCAGTGTGGGCTAATTGCACCATCAAAGATATATAGTATAGCCAGGACTGCCTTCTCATTTGTTAACACAGCCTTCCCTGTGCTCATTGCAGGGCTGGAAACATTTCTTCCCTTGATCACCAACAGTATTTATTTACTTTCTTCGGTGGAATACAACCATTATTCTTTGCTCTCAGCATGTGCTGACACACATGAAAGATACACTAACAAGAAGAGAGGACAACTATCACATTCCTGGACTAGTAATCAGCATATACAGGCACTTGAAAGTCAAATTAATATTTAAATCTTTACACACTCCTAGGTCCTATTAGTGGGGATCCCCCTACCCACCCCTGAGGTATGGAATGTATGTCCCTCAGCAGCAATATCTTTATTGCAAACCCCTGTGTTACCTTTGGAGCTTGAAAGATTCCCTTCATAAATGTATGCATGCTTCTACCTAGGGGTAGTGATTTGATCTAGTGAGAAGGCCACTATTTGGCTGTGTCCTTTTTATTAAATTTTAGGAGAGCCATGGTTAACCCTTTCCTACCTCATTGAAGCTCCTCATAGCTGCTTATTTCAAGACAGTGCTAGAAGACTTGCATATTATGTGCTTACTCTGTAGTCAAAGACAGGCTGGTTCTTAGCATCTATTTCTGCTTGCCTGGACTATccaggctgcagcagtgctgcctcTTCAAGGTCCCAGTCCCATGAAGAGTAGTAACATTCAAAGCCAGAGCCTAAACCCTCAGAGTGAGTTCTGGCTTCATCGAGTAATGTGTTTTTGCCTGTTGACATGATTATTCATGACATCACAGATAGTACTTGAGAGAGAAGGTTGGCAAGCTGAACAAGCTGCATTAGAAAGACAAGGATTCTTTATCATCCACTTACTGTCCTCAGCCCTTTGTATTCTCTAAATGTCAATAACTGCCACTGTGATTATCCTCAGGAATAGCGATTTTCCCTTTTATCCTGAGTTTTTCATATTTCTTTGCCTCAGTGTAAGGGTTGTCTTACAGGAAAGTTTTCAGGTTGCCAGGCAAGATTCATCTGACCCAATACAGACATCTGTAACAAAGATGCAGCTGAGCTAATTGTCTAAACTCTCTTTAACCTAGAGAAGCAAGCACTTCAAAGAGACAGCTGAGCTCATCCCAGAGTCAACAACTAAGACAGCTCAGATAAATTGTGCCCTAGGAGTGCCTATTTCTGCCTGCAATGAGGTAAACTTAGGGTGACTGGCACAGACCTAGATTTCCACACAGACACTGGAAGTTaagaagc comes from Melospiza melodia melodia isolate bMelMel2 chromosome 3, bMelMel2.pri, whole genome shotgun sequence and encodes:
- the SOBP gene encoding sine oculis-binding protein homolog isoform X1, whose protein sequence is MAEMEKEGRPPENKRSRKPAHPVKREINEEMKNFAENTMNELLGWYGYDKVELKDGEDIEFRNYSADGESRQHISVLKENSLPKPKLPEDSVISPYNINPSYPGLATGNGLSDSPAGSKDHGNVPIIVPLIPPPFIKPPAEDDVSNVQIMCAWCQKVGIKRYSLSMGSEVKCFCSEKCFAACRRAYFKRNKARDEDGHAENFPQQHYAKETPRLAFKNNCELLVCDWCKHIRHTKEYLDFGDGERRLQFCSAKCLNQYKMDIFYKETQANLPAGLCSTLHPPVENKAEGTGVQLLTPDSWNIPLADARRKAPSPASAAGQIQGPGPSASTTASPSDTANCSVTKIPTPVPKPIPISENPNIPPVSVQPPASIVPPIGVPPRSPPMVMTNRGPVPLPIFMEQQIMQQIRPPFIRGPPHHASNPNSPLSNPMIPGIGPPPGGPRNMGPTSSPMHRPMLSPHIHPPTTPTMPGNPPGLLPPPPPGAPLPSLPFPPVSMMPNGPMPMPQMMNFGLPSLAPLVPPPTLLVPYPVIVPLPVPIPIPIPIPHINDSKPPNGFSSNGESFIPSTSSETPGAKPTNSSSSPRESKQGSSKSSDSSPSCSGQSLNQAKVLQEHSKNEVVDLTVRPSSPANSKFGFPSVLQGPQDGVIDLTVGHRSRLHNVIHRALHAQVKVEREPNSVVNLAFGSSDKRNCSDCRDNCSPVDSKTLPCSDGAHCCPISLASGTPGLEAGAAVCNVIVNGTKSTEGSKNPEPPQEPKKPQSPEELAVSELESVKENNCASNCHLEGEAGKKAGDEPLAGGDKQDPNLNNPADEDHAYALRMLPKTGCVIQPVPKPAEKTAIAPCIISTPMLSTGPEDLEPPLKRRCLRIRNQNK
- the SOBP gene encoding sine oculis-binding protein homolog isoform X2, with protein sequence MAEMEKEGRPPENKRSRKPAHPVKREINEEMKNFAENTMNELLGWYGYDKVELKDGEDIEFRNYSADGESRQHISVLKENSLPKPKLPEDSVISPYNINPSYPGLATGNGLSDSPAGSKDHGNVPIIVPLIPPPFIKPPAEDDVSNVQIMCAWCQKVGIKRYSLSMGSEVKCFCSEKCFAACRRAYFKRNKVCDWCKHIRHTKEYLDFGDGERRLQFCSAKCLNQYKMDIFYKETQANLPAGLCSTLHPPVENKAEGTGVQLLTPDSWNIPLADARRKAPSPASAAGQIQGPGPSASTTASPSDTANCSVTKIPTPVPKPIPISENPNIPPVSVQPPASIVPPIGVPPRSPPMVMTNRGPVPLPIFMEQQIMQQIRPPFIRGPPHHASNPNSPLSNPMIPGIGPPPGGPRNMGPTSSPMHRPMLSPHIHPPTTPTMPGNPPGLLPPPPPGAPLPSLPFPPVSMMPNGPMPMPQMMNFGLPSLAPLVPPPTLLVPYPVIVPLPVPIPIPIPIPHINDSKPPNGFSSNGESFIPSTSSETPGAKPTNSSSSPRESKQGSSKSSDSSPSCSGQSLNQAKVLQEHSKNEVVDLTVRPSSPANSKFGFPSVLQGPQDGVIDLTVGHRSRLHNVIHRALHAQVKVEREPNSVVNLAFGSSDKRNCSDCRDNCSPVDSKTLPCSDGAHCCPISLASGTPGLEAGAAVCNVIVNGTKSTEGSKNPEPPQEPKKPQSPEELAVSELESVKENNCASNCHLEGEAGKKAGDEPLAGGDKQDPNLNNPADEDHAYALRMLPKTGCVIQPVPKPAEKTAIAPCIISTPMLSTGPEDLEPPLKRRCLRIRNQNK